One genomic window of Diospyros lotus cultivar Yz01 chromosome 8, ASM1463336v1, whole genome shotgun sequence includes the following:
- the LOC127807290 gene encoding uncharacterized protein LOC127807290, with protein sequence MASSAPPNSPAGVPSPNKPLGFAAIAMKRKEGFIQFFVMTGILLLSVRSLGQKYRLNDLQEDTSALKEEQKGLVDRMNHIKSSLRAEAALEPSGLFAPRLRRLFGDDNE encoded by the coding sequence ATGGCTTCGTCGGCGCCGCCGAACTCTCCCGCCGGCGTCCCGAGCCCGAATAAACCACTAGGCTTTGCAGCGATCGCAATGAAGAGGAAAGAGGGCTTCATACAGTTCTTCGTTATGACGGGAATATTACTTTTGAGCGTCCGATCACTGGGGCAGAAGTACCGCCTCAATGACCTCCAAGAGGACACATCCGCCCtgaaagaagagcaaaaagGCCTCGTCGATCGAATGAACCACATCAAGTCCAGCCTCCGCGCCGAAGCCGCTCTCGAGCCCTCCGGCCTCTTCGCTCCCAGGCTACGCCGCCTCTTCGGCGACGACAATGAGTAG
- the LOC127807949 gene encoding stemmadenine O-acetyltransferase-like, which yields MTTKVTVISVENVKPSSPTPHHLRTHKLSFLDQLHPTIFSFVSLCYLKDDSSGQAKAAEALNKLKESLSKALTPFYPLAGRIQDDQLSIDCNDEGLYFSEARVNCNLSDFLREPDLDLLNHFYPCHPAKIQPYAGIHPVMIQVNVFDCSGIVLGFCLSHKILDGISTSAFLKGWAACAQGCFESVSPTFDATSLFPPSDKLPMGSITLLGRSMVRTGNCITRRFIFNAPAVAALKNKAAISSGVRHPSRIEVVSALIWKFAMSVAESIAGSRRPSILSHAVDLRRRMVPPLPEFSIGNLLWIPYTKCSAEEDTELHSLVLKLRETFTGIDADFVKKLQSGEGVEITCENVKEMAELYSKGPVDYYGFTSWSKFGIYDTDFGWGKPNWVGSHKISGPVFMNLIHIMETNEDDGIEAWITLDGTEMAMLLEDQEFLSFASVDPSPLL from the exons ATGACGACCAAAGTTACAGTCATCTCCGTAGAGAACGTTAAACCATCTTCACCAACTCCTCACCATTTGAGAACCCATAAGCTGTCTTTTCTAGATCAACTGCATCCTACTATCTTCAGCTTTGTTTCCCTTTGTTATCTGAAAGACGACTCCAGCGGCCAAGCTAAAGCTGCGGAGGCACTAAACAAGTTGAAAGAATCCCTGTCAAAGGCGTTAACTCCCTTCTACCCCCTCGCTGGAAGAATCCAAGATGACCAGCTCTCCATTGACTGCAACGACGAGGGACTGTATTTCTCAGAAGCCCGGGTGAATTGTAATCTCTCTGATTTCCTCAGAGAACCCGATCTCGATTTGTTGAATCACTTCTACCCCTGCCATCCCGCCAAGATCCAGCCCTATGCAGGAATTCATCCAGTCATGATTCAG GTGAATGTCTTTGACTGTTCCGGGATTGTTCTTGGCTTCTGCCTTTCACATAAGATTCTTGATGGGATATCGACGAGTGCATTTCTCAAAGGCTGGGCTGCTTGTGCTCAAGGCTGCTTTGAGAGCGTATCCCCTACCTTCGATGCGACATCTTTGTTTCCACCAAGCGATAAACTTCCCATGGGCTCGATAACTCTGCTGGGAAGATCCATGGTCAGAACAGGGAATTGTATTACCAGGAGATTCATCTTCAATGCACCAGCAGTAGCAGCGCTCAAGAACAAAGCCGCCATCAGCTCAGGCGTGAGGCACCCCTCCCGGATTGAGGTTGTGAGCGCATTGATCTGGAAATTCGCCATGTCCGTTGCAGAATCAATTGCAGGTTCCAGGAGGCCATCGATACTGTCTCACGCAGTGGATTTACGCAGAAGAATGGTGCCGCCTTTGCCAGAATTCTCCATCGGGAACCTCCTCTGGATACCATACACAAAATGCTCGGCCGAGGAAGACACAGAGCTGCATTCCCTGGTTCTCAAGCTGAGGGAGACATTCACAGGAATTGATGCTGATTTTGTGAAGAAGCTGCAGAGTGGTGAAGGGGTGGAAATAACTTGTGAGAATGTGAAAGAGATGGCTGAATTATACTCCAAAGGTCCAGTGGACTACTATGGATTCACTAGCTGGTCCAAATTTGGGATATATGACACTGATTTTGGGTGGGGAAAACCCAACTGGGTGGGCAGCCACAAGATAAGTGGACCAGTGTTCATGAATTTGATTCACATAATGGAAACAAACGAGGATGATGGCATAGAAGCATGGATAACCTTGGATGGAACAGAGATGGCCATGTTACTTGAAGATCAGGAGTTTCTTTCATTTGCCTCTGTTGATCCAAGTCCGCTCCTCTGA